In the genome of Chrysoperla carnea chromosome 5, inChrCarn1.1, whole genome shotgun sequence, the window GAACATTTTCCTGAACTCTTCTCCAATGTTtcctcttctttcaatcaaaatatgtttcgcaGCATCAGCTGGTTTGATAGCCTCGTCAAGATCCAGGTTTTCGACAAAGTCAACGAGTACGTGTACTccgagctcaaaatatgcattGATATCTGATTCGTCAGTGGAAATGCGTCTCATAAATGggtgcatttacaggactatattgttagttcaaaattGATTTGGACAGATTCTCAATGGGGGGGATTTTGACCCCCAAAACTCCTCCCTTTCGCACGGACCTGAGTACACTTATTAttgaaactaatttaaatatatggtaCTTTTTCTGTCTTTCCTAAACAGCAGTACATTTTAAGACTGTGAGTCTATTTTTCTCCAAAAGCCAATGTGATAAGTATGAAAATGAGCAATGAATCATAGAATTTAATAatggataataaaaatatttaataaatataataaaaatatagtaatttataattaatataaaaaaattctaaaaccatttttatataatgtataccAATTATCAATCCTTTACGAATAAAGAATTCTCAACTGTTTTTGATTACGTTGataatcgattaaaatattaaataaaaaactccaaATATTCCATTCTGGCCATAGAATATCAATCATGTACAGAGATGTGAAAGATGTCTAcgataaaaaaataccaaatcattttatatttaaaattttggaagattcaaaaaaaagaaacctCACCTGCCATAGTAGAAAGTCACTTAATCGTACTTCACCAGATGTACGAATTAAAATTTCTGGATTATTACTAGTTCCATTTGAATACATATAttgtgatattaatttttcattgatttcttcTTTTGATAATGTTTGACTTTGAATATCATTAACGATTAATTGAAAAGCATTCGTTATTTCTTCACGACCTTTATAGAAATcatattaaacattaaatttcataaaagatgtttttaaattattaagtttctCACCACTATAAGCaagacaaatatttaaaattgaagaattattttctttagttGCAATTACTAATTTCGAAGCTGCTGTCTGTACCCTAGTTGGTAAAGCcgataattttccaaaaatcttaACTCGAACTTTTTTTCTCATAATAATACTTCTGGAATAttggaagaaatatttttaatatttcacgctactatcaaaaattactttataatctctaataaatatttacttattagtTGTATGATAAACTAAAAGCTCAATTTTGgggataaaaattatgaattcctATTCGTTTGCCACTATTTATTCATGATTTACGTCTAAAAGCATCTGGGCCCCGTTTGTTGCTCTGTGGTTAAACCAAAATGGTGTAGTTTCTGTCGTTAAGGAAGTACGAacaccagggcaattttggataaaagacttgatttttttatatgaagttggactaaatctTAGCCAATTCTGgagttgtccgattatttaaataaataaataactatcaAAAGTATATAGCCATATTTAATGATGGTCTTTTGggaatgaaatgtttttatagatttctccaaaactagtcagtgCTTATTTCTTGGCACCCATCGTACCACTTGCAAAAACTCCTGGCTGTGGCTAAAGAGTCTCTAACATTTCTAGTCATGGCTAGAGTTTCAATTCTAAATCATAGATGACTCTTTGTCAGATTTTCTTGACAGTTAACTTTACTTTACTGCTATAAGATGGCGTTAGTtgtcatataatttaatttaaaatatatacttaactcttcatttaaataatcagtaaaCTTTTCTTCGAATAAATCCATCAACAAAGTCACTTCAGCTTCTGTTCGTTTAAAATTATCCATACTAAATGCATAAACTGTAATTTCATTAACTCCTAATTTATCAAACCATTTAACAGAATTTGTTAACGATTCAAAACCTTTCGTGTATGCTTCATGTAATGATATTTTCTGTTTTCGCCCATAACGACGATTACCATCCATAATAATCGCGATATGTTTTGGAATTGGtccacttttaaatatatttatcataaaattgattaataatgaGCTTAACCAATTTAAGAATCGTGCCATTGTtgctacaaatatttaaaacccAACTTCTTTGAACTTTTAATAAACAAGACTttggaattgaaaaatttaggttagaattttttagaattatttaggAATTTATACTTGCATTTTACAGAGTGATTCAAATAAACATtccaagtaaaaaaattatttcaaaaattcaaattcatagTTTTGGAataatgttttaactttatctcttactattattattaacttgatttatttactacaaaaaaactttaaaatttgcttgtatgaataaaattttttgatttttttaattaaactgaaatttaaaatgataaattttataaacagtttTGTAATAACTGTCCTGGAGGAAAGTTTTCActatatgcaaatttttgaaGGCCGTTAacttttataagtttttgaggtttgttatatttaagattatttttaaaataacatgtttTGCAATTTAATTATGTTCTTTTGGTCATCGAGTTCAAGCAGAAAAGAACAGTCTTATATACCACTCGCTCGATATAAAAGAGTAATTGGAAGatatctgcaaattttcaacttcctacctctaacgatttacaagatgggtccaagaTCCAAtagacctatattgctcatttgcaaactcaaactcactttttacgtcctgagcatgctacaaaaatttcaatttggtatatctattcgtttttgagttatcgttcccacggacaaacggaaatgatctaattaggtgattttatgaacatctgcaccaaaattttcttaatagcatcaatatttctaagcgttacaaacttgaagcTAAAGTTTTTGAAAGGCACGTATATATTTTAACTGAATTATAGGATAATTTATGAATGTGCCTATGGCATTACTTGACCTGAATACGGCCCTGCCTTCATTTGTGAATTATACAGAGTGTGTAGGATATGAACAAAATGATCTATAAAAATATGAGAATTGAAATGTACAgcgaaacaaacattttaataaaagaaacatgAGTTTGGAAACAATCCCGGGTCCTCTACGGAATTACAGGAGTTGAAACTTTGAACACCATGTTAAATTTATTCCGAAttggatttttaagaaaaatatttcgtacaaaattaaattctattttaatgagtagcataaagtttttatttttcgaagtttttatCTCTCGAAAATAAATTCACATAATATAACCTATAGGTACTTTTGACAGATacatttttctatcaaaatcgaaaattaaaaataatccgatatattttagtaatttttctccaattttaatatttttttttttaaatcataaaattcagATGAAAGATTGGTTATTCCGTTCGGGAACTGCATACAATATAGGCAATGGCTTTATACCTATTTAGACAACTCCCCTCTTTTACGCCGAATAATTAAAGATCCTTAAAAATTAACGATGTATTCGAAATCTTAATAATGACTTAGAGATAATTTTTAACACATGTCTCAACAAGAGGCATGGAGCTTTTACCTATACCTGTTTGTAACTTTATAAGTATTGCAAAGCTCCACAGCGGGGAAATCAATTTGAATACGTTTTCTTAGGTAGTGTTTTAACAACTTTAAGTAATTTGGAtccttttttcataaaagtgtCCTgccattttacaaataatttcagatttcttttaaacgttaaaatctgtattatttttaatgagaatatcaggattttcaggataATATGATGAAATCCTTAAGCTTTACAAATTACGGGAATCACCAAGCttggacatttaaaaaaaacggatTTCGAACTCTTTAACAAATCGACAAGATTCATTTGTCCACCGTGCCTCTATTTACGAATTTACccttatttttgaatttcaaacatgaaaatttattaatttattataatttattaatttcaaatacaaacaattattttaattccttGGGGAATTAAAAACAGTTGAAACTGGTTGAAATAGATTAAGACATGATAATTTTGAGGTTACGCTCCTGTCTTAAAACGAATTAAttaatctaataataaaaatagtttcagttaatgtttgtgattttataacaattgaaTGATTTCGATATATATTCTAGCTAggaaatattctaaatataattctttttgataaaaacaaaattccatTTATATAAGTTAAGGTCAAGGATTAAGTACAAGTACAATTTAGAATTACAAAGGTTGtgaaataattcgaatttcGAATAATACATGATAATTAAACTGatgtaaattttacataaaaagcatttaattctatcaaagaaattttctaaatattcgatattagtttaaataaaatctctGATGTAAAAGATCAAAGATCTTacggttttaaaattattatgggcgttaataatttgattttatttttaaaatcgtttttagATAATTAACGTACTAAATCGATCTCGAAAATCATCCAAAAACTATAaagtcaaaaaattgattttgtatgaTCAGTTAAAGAAATTAGAAAGTGTAAAAATtcgatgaaatatattttttttacaaaaaatattctacaTTGCATCATGATTATCAATAGAATTTCCTAGAAatatgaataagaaaaaaattctggtAATTTTAGCTAGAAAAAATGTCGGTTTTTTAACGCCATCTATACTGATTTAGTATgaactatttatatatatgtatacaatgtAAAACACCCTCTTTACCCTTGCATACCCCGCATCAAGAAACTCAGTAGATGTATTGTGCTTATAGCGACGCCATTGTAATTAATAGTAGGTacaaaagttataacaaaaatgtGTGTATAAGATGAAAATGTATGCAAAATAATCGAATTAAGTGTTAAAAATTAAGTGATGTATTCATTAAAAAGTGATCAAAATGGACATTGAAAGTTTACGACAGCGTTCAGTGTTAATACCAGGTAGTTATAAGTGTTAATAACAcataaaaaagtcattttgaaaatgacaactaacattttgtaaatggtaaatctaaacaaCCATCTTAACTTTTGTTGcagaattgtattttttaataacaaagtttttaaCGACTGGACCACTTAAACAAACAGCAAAGGTatggaaattaatgaaaatttaaggaaaatatttcattttgtatatgttttttataattttttccatattttttaggtATTACAggatgaaattgaaaaatataaggtAAGTTTCTGCTAAactattgttgatattttagaaCAAGTGGCTGTTTACACATGGTTTGCACGTGCTTTTTTCTGTCAAATCTGTGGGGGTCTTTGACcgtatcaaaatattattgacaattaatcgattttttttatatttttttcgaaatttttcagattttaccgAAGCGATTAGATTGGGAAGGAAATGAACATTTTCAGACTTTCGAGGAATTGGTAAGttcgaaaatttctttttctcgaaaaaatttttttttttttaattttcttcaattcacAAAAATACGGGAAATTATgcgaaattttggaatttttttaataaattttcgaaattttatcgattttcgaaaaattcgatGTGAAATTTGATGGGATTTATGGGAGAAATTAGTAGAATATTCTAAGCAATTGAATCAGGGTTGAATTTATCTTTGCGGTATAtatatctttgtttaatttatttatgttgtgtATAGttatccttttttatttatgatacgTCACAATCAATATTTACAATGCCGTGTTGTGATTGGTTCAAATATGCTTTGGAGTGAGTGAGAATGTTGTGCATGTATCAGCTGCTGTCTGTACAAATCTTGAATACTAGGGTTGCCAACTCTTTAAATGTGCTAAacgatttttgttatttttatttattattattttattacacttatcggtaataaataataatttaaaaaactaaaaaagtatttttttttttaattagctgaactaaaaagtagatatATCCTATATACCAAGCAAAACTTGAGTTGACTAAGTGATCGTAAATACCAAGGCAAATTTCTCAAGTTTTTGAATCCGGACCAGCCCCCCCCCCTTCATGGACCCGCTATTGTTATTTTGTGTGATTCAAATTGGGAATGTCTTAAGCAAGTTTtctaatatgtaaaaaaaattcattcaattttatttaataaaattgaaagtaatttCAAATAGTCATTTATTGATTGGCAATCCTAGTTATTTTAtacatgtaaaaatataaactaataatttacccaagaaaaacatttttttctatttataggatttcttaaatttatttttaacgtctaacaaaaatttctattcGAATTTTCTATTCGATTTCCTCCATAATATTGTTGTCATACAACTTGACGTAGAATAatcatgaagtttttttttccattattgataaaattttccacCTTATAATCAATGTTGTTTTTAcacttagaaaaataatttggttaTCTTTAGATATAGGAAAAGTCATATACAATGGCTTCTATTACATAACAAATTTCataagataaatttattaaaatttctatcataggaaattgttttaatactcTGTATAACTgagcttacacaaaaaataaacatatacaaaTAGATAAAGATAGATACGCCTTTAGGCATTTGTAACTGCGCCTCAAGCTTAAAAGCGAAGAGTATTTCTTGAAACTCGAAAGATTGGGGCGTTCGTAACCTGATATCTTACGATTTGTAATTTAGTATTTCCGTTGACGGACACCTATCTTCTGGTGTAATTAAAAAATCCCAAGTCTCCGACTAAGATAATTTTCGATGCGCATGtagaaattaaatgaattgaattttatttttaggaacAAAAATTTCCTCATATAACTGCTGAACATTTACTACAAATATGCAGTCGTATTGGACCAATATTAGATCGCGAGATACCACCAAGCGTAAAAGGTGTTGTATCTTTGTTAGGAGCAGGTCGTCAATCATTGTTGCGTACAGCCGAAATCAAATCAACACTCAGTCCATTAGTAGAATATGGAATACGATGGAAAGGAAAGCCCCTTCTACAGCCCGTACACGcaagagaaaaaaaacataatattggtaagtaaaaatttgtaatactttaaatttaaatggaatTCAATCAGAAAAGCCTCACTTTCCTGTTTTATTCTGTCCACACGAGatattccttattcctttatcaaattccataattttcaagctagccaacttaagtagcatcctgtatattatttttatagcctGTTATTAGCCACGGGCACCGCACTGTGGAATCCCGTACGGATCGagctagttttataataattaatttaacaaaattcaaaaattttgatttttttttgcacagTTAATGTTTTATATGGAAGAGAATATTCTGGACCAACCAGCAGAAACTATTTAATATCACCgaatttattttcgaaacaaCAATTGTTAAGACGAACATTGGGTCATTTA includes:
- the LOC123300357 gene encoding dehydrodolichyl diphosphate synthase complex subunit DHDDS-like; protein product: MARFLNWLSSLLINFMINIFKSGPIPKHIAIIMDGNRRYGRKQKISLHEAYTKGFESLTNSVKWFDKLGVNEITVYAFSMDNFKRTEAEVTLLMDLFEEKFTDYLNEESIIMRKKVRVKIFGKLSALPTRVQTAASKLVIATKENNSSILNICLAYSGREEITNAFQLIVNDIQSQTLSKEEINEKLISQYMYSNGTSNNPEILIRTSGEVRLSDFLLWQTSFTSLYMIDILWPEWNIWSFLFNILIDYQRNQKQLRILYS